In one Halorubrum sp. CBA1229 genomic region, the following are encoded:
- a CDS encoding SipW-dependent-type signal peptide-containing protein, which produces MNDKDNIDTIGLSRRTVLAGLGAVGLASAGAGLGTTAYFNDTESFDGNTLTAGQLDLLVDWQQTYDFGEGRQFVSAHPDHDGDGEQSVEIDGDVVTYSDFPDEDDDDSNGANLPVLTCDNIPPLSEADFGTDPVTGEEMDTLVQLTDVKPGDSGEITFSLHLCDNPGYIWMQAGNVSDDGGAGTEPELLVDPDNLGDLGDAIQATLWYDEDCDNVYDGAEPVDIMLTLDFSGSMLYEQYGGVVNDDDITVGGTTHGETTKIDLVELGTRQFVSYLQSQGSDVQVGVAYFDGEGSGDTEPRTGLLQPLTSDLSLVDGALDGLRKKLANVVSGTNNDPNIDDSNADPFSNASGIATGTYIGEGINDAQAELDANGRGGVEYRNIVLSDGESFNGTGSTQFSDPVDAADDARAASPNPATNVYTINVDGSASTLQAMAGPAGGSGGDPTFFNDVSDPLNIPSVFGNLAAQTGQEKIIMDGSLADVLDALEDGDGIPLDGNRSTPYDEFDDDPADANREPFAGDGVMHCVALEWELPFDVGNEVQGDTLGFDLGFYTEQARHNDGAGPQSA; this is translated from the coding sequence ATGAACGACAAAGACAACATCGACACCATCGGACTCTCGCGGCGGACCGTCCTGGCCGGCCTCGGCGCGGTCGGGCTGGCGTCGGCGGGCGCGGGCTTAGGCACCACGGCGTACTTCAACGACACCGAGTCGTTCGACGGCAACACGCTCACCGCCGGCCAGCTCGACCTCTTGGTCGACTGGCAGCAGACGTACGACTTCGGCGAGGGCCGCCAGTTCGTCAGCGCGCACCCCGACCACGACGGCGACGGCGAGCAGTCCGTCGAGATCGACGGCGACGTGGTCACGTACAGCGACTTCCCGGACGAGGACGACGATGACAGCAACGGCGCGAACCTCCCGGTGCTGACCTGCGACAACATCCCGCCGCTATCGGAGGCGGACTTCGGGACGGATCCGGTCACGGGCGAGGAGATGGACACGCTCGTTCAGCTCACCGACGTGAAGCCCGGCGACTCCGGCGAGATCACCTTCTCGCTGCACCTCTGTGACAACCCCGGCTACATCTGGATGCAGGCGGGCAACGTCAGCGACGACGGCGGCGCAGGCACCGAGCCCGAGCTGCTCGTCGACCCCGATAACCTCGGCGACCTCGGCGACGCCATCCAGGCGACGCTCTGGTACGACGAGGACTGCGACAACGTGTACGACGGCGCGGAGCCGGTCGACATCATGCTGACGCTGGACTTCTCCGGCTCGATGCTGTACGAGCAGTACGGCGGCGTCGTCAACGACGACGACATCACGGTCGGCGGGACCACCCACGGCGAGACGACGAAGATCGACCTCGTCGAGCTCGGCACCCGCCAGTTCGTCAGCTACCTCCAGTCGCAGGGGTCCGACGTTCAGGTCGGCGTCGCGTACTTCGACGGCGAGGGGAGCGGCGACACCGAGCCCCGAACGGGACTCCTCCAGCCGCTGACGAGCGACCTCTCGCTCGTCGACGGCGCGCTCGACGGGCTCCGGAAGAAGCTCGCGAACGTCGTCAGCGGAACGAACAACGACCCCAACATCGACGACAGCAACGCGGACCCGTTCTCGAACGCGAGCGGCATCGCGACGGGCACCTACATCGGCGAGGGGATCAACGACGCGCAGGCCGAGCTCGACGCGAACGGCCGCGGCGGCGTCGAGTACCGGAACATCGTCCTCTCGGACGGGGAGTCGTTCAACGGGACCGGCAGCACCCAGTTCTCCGACCCCGTGGACGCGGCCGACGACGCCCGCGCGGCGTCGCCGAACCCCGCGACCAACGTGTACACGATCAACGTCGACGGCAGCGCGAGCACGCTCCAGGCGATGGCGGGTCCGGCCGGCGGGTCGGGCGGCGACCCGACGTTCTTCAACGACGTCAGCGATCCGCTCAACATCCCCTCGGTGTTCGGGAACCTTGCGGCGCAGACCGGACAGGAGAAGATCATCATGGACGGCTCGCTCGCGGACGTGCTCGACGCGCTCGAGGACGGCGACGGGATTCCGCTCGACGGGAACCGGTCGACGCCGTACGACGAGTTCGACGACGACCCCGCCGACGCAAATCGCGAGCCGTTCGCGGGCGACGGCGTGATGCACTGCGTCGCGCTCGAATGGGAACTGCCGTTCGACGTGGGCAACGAGGTCCAGGGCGACACGCTCGGCTTCGACCTCGGCTTCTACACCGAGCAGGCGCGCCACAACGACGGGGCGGGACCCCAGTCGGCCTGA
- a CDS encoding SipW-dependent-type signal peptide-containing protein, which yields MNDDTIGLSRRKMLVGLGAVGVASAGAGLGTTAYFNDTETFVNNELTAGSLDLFVHVDYSEDQGSYAQYSTEPGTYVDGNVVGIDGQGSTGEPLSIQVSDLKPGDSGEGEFCFSIVDNPAYMWMCGELTENAENGQSEPEMDVDDTPDEGELADAMQVTVSYCTDVEGETVIGEEIISDSLANVMLALQAGIPLSGDGDAGASLADRPAFEGVTEPFVDGEPNIAEQCVCFEWVVPTSVENEIQTDSVAFDFEFYAVQARHNDGAHNPCVDETVVTAYDNDWKGQTLGNPTDGNVYTSVSVGQNQTVLSFAFADDGDGVDFLDIADYSSTNLPVAVDADADGTHDWQLIWQPSAGFPDAPFGYQPNNGGSYGATEALPAGFSAAKVGNTIVFGIPNSDINSTFRLLGYGSTGGEGPIAEVNVDPSLGPDFYNSTNAIEFSP from the coding sequence ATGAACGACGACACAATCGGACTATCGCGGCGTAAGATGCTGGTCGGACTCGGTGCGGTCGGCGTGGCCTCCGCGGGCGCGGGCCTCGGGACGACGGCATACTTCAACGACACCGAGACGTTCGTGAACAACGAGCTGACGGCGGGCTCGCTCGACTTGTTCGTCCACGTCGACTACTCTGAGGATCAGGGCAGCTACGCGCAGTACTCCACGGAGCCGGGAACGTACGTCGACGGGAACGTCGTCGGGATCGATGGCCAGGGTTCGACGGGTGAGCCGCTCAGCATCCAGGTCTCCGACCTGAAGCCTGGTGACTCCGGCGAGGGCGAGTTCTGCTTCTCGATCGTCGACAACCCCGCGTACATGTGGATGTGTGGCGAGCTGACCGAGAACGCGGAGAACGGGCAGTCTGAGCCCGAGATGGACGTGGACGACACGCCCGACGAGGGCGAGCTCGCCGACGCGATGCAGGTGACCGTCTCGTACTGCACTGACGTGGAAGGCGAGACCGTCATCGGCGAGGAGATCATCTCCGACTCGCTGGCGAACGTGATGCTCGCGCTCCAAGCCGGCATTCCGCTCTCCGGCGACGGCGACGCGGGCGCGTCGCTCGCCGACCGCCCCGCGTTCGAGGGCGTCACCGAGCCGTTCGTCGATGGAGAACCGAACATCGCCGAACAGTGCGTTTGTTTCGAGTGGGTCGTCCCGACGAGCGTCGAAAACGAGATCCAGACGGACTCGGTCGCCTTCGACTTCGAGTTCTACGCGGTCCAGGCTCGCCACAACGACGGGGCGCACAACCCCTGCGTCGACGAGACTGTCGTCACGGCGTACGACAACGACTGGAAGGGCCAGACCCTGGGTAACCCCACCGACGGGAACGTTTACACCAGCGTCTCGGTCGGCCAGAACCAGACCGTCCTGAGCTTCGCGTTCGCCGACGACGGCGACGGGGTGGACTTCCTCGACATCGCGGACTACTCCAGCACGAATCTCCCCGTGGCGGTCGACGCGGATGCGGACGGCACCCACGACTGGCAGCTCATCTGGCAGCCGAGCGCCGGGTTCCCGGACGCGCCGTTCGGATACCAGCCGAACAACGGCGGGAGCTACGGCGCGACCGAAGCGCTTCCGGCCGGCTTCTCGGCGGCGAAGGTCGGGAACACGATCGTGTTCGGGATCCCGAACAGCGACATCAACTCGACGTTCCGGCTGCTCGGGTACGGCAGCACCGGCGGCGAGGGACCCATCGCGGAGGTCAACGTCGACCCCTCGTTGGGCCCGGACTTCTACAACAGCACGAACGCGATCGAGTTCAGCCCCTGA
- a CDS encoding VWA domain-containing protein, with the protein MSQDTNDTIGLSRRKVLAGLGAVGVASAGAGLGTTAYFNDTESFQGNTLTAGELDLKLDYKSTYLGGPGRLDDVVDMGYPDAEDLGDGRYLLDQAPSPADMQAWEDLVTGEEFDFCSPEADEFLVNGDGIPIFTLDDVKPGDSGEVTISIHICDNPAYLYLAGELTENAENGQSEPELAAEGEDTDGIGELADAIEVCVWYDEDCDNVYEPTGTGQQQELEVALVSDVSGSMSGSIDDLQAAANGFVDNLSAPDEAAAISFNSSASLDQELTTNYQAVKDAINAYSDGGGTSIDLGIDVGADELLNGSNATPGASKVMILLSDGNSSASAANAAADAAKNAGIRIFTIALGSANTSLLQSLASSPDDAFVAPDPADLDTVYAEIAQIVLAGELKILSGTMSEVFAELADGEALDGNRQEEGRQPYPGATTQCIGFEWTLPAEVGNEIQTDSVSFDLAVYAEQSRHNDNPQVAFNGTDVNSTSPGPAPNGTGNVSGQN; encoded by the coding sequence ATGAGCCAAGACACAAACGACACAATCGGACTCTCGCGGCGCAAAGTGCTCGCGGGCCTCGGTGCCGTCGGCGTCGCGTCCGCGGGCGCGGGACTCGGTACCACGGCGTACTTCAACGACACCGAGTCGTTCCAGGGCAACACGCTCACCGCGGGCGAGCTCGACCTGAAGCTGGACTACAAGTCGACGTACCTCGGCGGTCCCGGCCGTCTGGACGACGTCGTCGACATGGGCTACCCGGACGCCGAGGACCTCGGTGACGGGCGGTACCTGCTCGATCAGGCGCCCAGCCCTGCGGACATGCAGGCATGGGAGGACCTTGTTACGGGAGAGGAGTTCGACTTCTGTTCGCCCGAGGCGGACGAGTTCCTCGTCAACGGCGACGGGATCCCGATCTTCACGCTTGACGACGTGAAGCCCGGCGACTCCGGCGAGGTCACGATCAGCATTCACATCTGTGACAACCCCGCGTACCTCTACCTCGCGGGCGAGCTGACCGAGAACGCGGAGAACGGTCAGTCCGAGCCCGAACTGGCAGCCGAGGGCGAGGACACAGACGGCATCGGCGAGCTCGCCGACGCCATCGAGGTCTGCGTCTGGTACGACGAGGACTGCGACAACGTGTACGAGCCCACCGGTACGGGCCAGCAGCAGGAGCTGGAAGTCGCGCTCGTCAGCGACGTCTCCGGCTCGATGAGCGGTTCGATCGACGACCTCCAGGCCGCCGCGAACGGGTTCGTCGACAACCTCTCTGCCCCGGACGAGGCCGCCGCGATCTCGTTCAACAGCTCCGCGTCGCTCGACCAGGAGCTGACCACGAACTACCAGGCCGTCAAGGACGCCATCAACGCCTACAGTGACGGTGGCGGCACGAGCATCGACCTAGGTATCGACGTTGGTGCGGACGAGCTCCTCAACGGGAGCAACGCCACCCCCGGCGCCTCGAAGGTGATGATCCTGTTGAGCGACGGGAACTCCAGCGCCAGCGCCGCGAACGCCGCGGCGGACGCCGCGAAGAACGCGGGCATCCGCATCTTCACGATCGCCCTCGGGAGCGCGAACACCTCGCTGCTCCAGAGCCTCGCGAGTTCGCCAGACGATGCCTTCGTCGCGCCCGACCCGGCCGACCTCGACACCGTCTACGCCGAAATCGCGCAGATCGTCCTCGCGGGCGAACTGAAGATCCTCTCGGGCACGATGAGCGAGGTCTTCGCGGAACTGGCCGACGGCGAGGCGCTCGACGGCAACCGCCAGGAGGAGGGTCGGCAGCCCTACCCCGGCGCGACCACCCAGTGCATCGGCTTCGAGTGGACGCTCCCGGCGGAGGTCGGCAACGAGATCCAGACCGACTCCGTGAGCTTCGATCTCGCCGTCTACGCCGAGCAGTCGCGGCACAACGATAATCCGCAGGTGGCGTTCAACGGAACCGACGTGAACAGCACCAGCCCCGGTCCCGCACCCAACGGTACCGGCAACGTGAGCGGTCAGAACTAG